The genomic window CCAGCGTCGCCAAAAATGCACTGGGCCGCGTTTGAGCTCCATCAATAATTCTTGCTTTAATGCACAGTGGCAGAAGTAGTAGCAAGGTTCAAAATGGCAGCCGGAAACAACAACATCACAGTCAGTCGAATTGCTTAAAAACAGTGAAAACTTGCCGGTTTCCTCGACTTCTTTCACTTTCGCTTTGAGGTGCAGCCTTTGTTCATCTAACGACGTTTTTTGGCCTGCTTCAAATAGATAGTGAATGGTCACATTTTGAGGCGGCATAAAATCGCCTTCTTTGTGAAACACAAATAAGTGAATGTCTTGCCCGGCTTCCTGCAGCACTTCTGCCTGGGATAAGGCTATTTTGACTGTGCCGTTGGAGAAAAAGTTATGGCAAAAAATCGCGATTTTTTTCATAGGAATGCTCTTATTGCGTTGCTCTGTAAGCCGTTGCTTTCAATCAAGTTGTCTAAGCTACAACCGCGAGTAAAGACGGGGGCCATTTTTGGGGATTCCCCTGCCTGCTAAGTGGCTGCATTATATCAGTTCACGCCTTTACATGGGCTTAATCCCAAGTATTCTTGCTATTTTTTAGTTTTTTATGGGTATTTAAAGCGGTTTTTGCCGTGATTATTCACTCGCTTGGCTAAAACGAGTAGACTGACGGGCAATGATTTTATGGTATCCCTATAAGTTGGGTCAGCAAAGTGCACACAAGAGCAGTTTATCCAGGGACCTTCGATCCCATTACTAATGGTCATGCCGATTTAATCGAGCGTGCGGCTAAGTTATTTAAGCATGTGGTCATTGGTATCGCGGCCAATCCCTCAAAGCAGCCAAGGTTCACCTTAGAAGAGCGGGTTGAACTGGTTAATCGTGTGACTGCGCATCTGGATAATGTCGAGGTCGTGGGATTCTCTGGTCTGTTAGTCGATTTTGCCAAAGAACAAAGGGCCAGTGTGTTGGTGCGTGGCCTGCGGGCTGTGTCTGACTTCGAATACGAGTTCCAATTAGCGAATATGAATCGCAGACTGAGCCCAGAGCTTGAGAGTGTGTTTTTAACTCCCGCCGAGGAGAACTCCTTTATTTCTTCGACCTTAGTAAAGGAAGTCGCCTTACATGGTGGTGATGTGAGCCAGTTTGTTCACCCTGAGGTGGCCATGGCATTAGCGGCAAAGCTTAAGCTCGCTAAGGCGTAAACCTGCCAAGCTGATGATCTTTCGTGGTATTTTTATGTTAATTTTGAGGCATTGTGACCTCGCGATGATAATGAAAAGGATGTTATGAAGGCTTTTTTTACCCCCACTATCCTCGCTACTAGCGTTGTCTCTGGTTTACTTTTTTGTTCTACACTCGCCGCTGCGCCTTGGGTGGATGCCTCGGATATTTATCTTCGAGCCGATATTCAAGCATTGGCGGATGCGGGTGTTATCACTGTGCCTGTGAATACTTTCCCCTTGATGTGGTCGGGAATTGGTGGCGATTTAGCGAAAGTTGAGCCTGAACTCCTTTCGCCAGCATTAGTGCAAGCCTTTGCCCGCGTTAACTTCTATTACCACAATGCGGTCGAGAATCGCGGCAATGCTAGAGTGAAAGTGTCGGCGGCGACGGATCCGGCAAGGTTTCAGCACTATGGTTCTGAATACCGCGAGAAGGGTGAAGTAAAGGGGTCCTATGAGTATTTAGGTTCGCGCATTGCCTATAAGACGACAGTGACCGAAACCTATGATCCCCAAGATAATAAAAACTTTCGACTCGATGATTCTTATTTTGCGGTCATTATGGGCAACTGGATTGCGACTTTAGGTACAGTGGAGCAGTGGTGGGGAGCGGGGTTTGATTCTGCACTGCACCGTTCGAACAACGCCCGTCCCATGCAGTCACTTAGCTTGAGCCGCAACAACGCCGCAGCCTTTGAGACACCTTGGTTATCTTGGATTGGCCCCTGGACATTTAAGACCGGATTTAGCCTCACCGAAGCCGAACGTGCCGTACCTAAAACGGCATTGTGGGATATGCGCTTCAGTGCTAAGCCCATAAAGCAAGTTGAAATCGGGCTCGCCTGGTCGACTCTATTTTGCGGTGAAGGGCAAGAGTGTCACTTTAGCTCCTGGTGGGATGCGGTTGCGAGCAATTCGGTTTGTATTGATGGTTCCAACGATTGCGCACCCGATCAGCGTCGGGATGCGGGCCACAGAACGCAGAGTATTGATCTTCGCTATGCCGACACTTGGCAGGATATTCCCGTGGGATTATACCTAGAACGTAGCTGTGAGAGTGGCAGCGACTGTGGTTCCCTCTGGGGGATGGATACCCATTTTGGTACTACGGGTAAGCAGTTTAAGTTGTTTATGGAATACTCGGATACCTATGTTAAGTGTGATGGCGACAGTGCCAATTGCTTCTACGAAGACCCGGTTTATCTGAGCGGTGCTCGTTACTATGGCCGGGCTTTAGGTTCAACCTATGATAGCGATGCCCAAACCTTTGTGCTTGGCTTAGTCGGCCAGTTTAGTAATAGCCGTGGCTTTACCTCACTGCTGCGTTATGCGCAGTTAAATAAGGACGGCACTAACGTGGCAACGACTTGGGCACCACAACCGCCGAAGGAAGATTTGTTGATGTTAGAACTGTCTTACCGCATGCCAGTGTGGAAAGGGATGTGGAGTCTAGGCGGAACTGTGTCCAGATCTGAGTTTGAACTTCAAGAAAACGAGACCAATGCCACGCTCTTTAGCAGTTTTGAATATCGTTTTTAATCGTTAAAACAAAAGCCTGCAAAATGCAGGCTTTTTTATTACCGCTAATATTACTGATTGTAAAATTGGCGATACCAGCCCACAAATTTCCCGACTCCCGTATTGATATCCACCTGTGGCCTGTAACCCACAGCGTTAAAGAGATCACGGGTATCCGCCCAAGTGGCGTGCACATCGCCGGGCTGCATTGGTAAGAGATTCTTCTTAGCCTCTATCCCGAGAGCGTGTTCGAGTGCCGTAATAAAATCGAGCAATTTGACTGGGCTACCGTTGCCTATATTAAAGACTCGATAGGGAGCACTGCTGGTGGCGGGCGAGCCTGTTTCCACCGTCCAGTCTGGCGTTGGGCTGGGTGGCTTGTCCTGGACTCTAATAATGCCCTCAACAATATCATCAATATAGGTAAAATCACGGCTTAAGTCGCCATGGTTATACACATCGATAACTTCACCCGCGAGTATGGCTTTAGTGAATTTAAACAAAGCCATATCCGGGCGTCCCCAGGGGCCATAGACAGTGAAGAAGCGCAGCCCAGTGGTGGGCAACTGGTATAAATGTGAGTAAGTGTGGGACATCAACTCATTGGCTTTTTTCGTGGCGGCATAGAGGGAAATGGGATGATCTATGCTGTCCTCGGTGGAGAAGGGCATCTTCTGATTTAACCCATACACAGACGAAGATGAAGCATAGACGAGATGCTCAATTTGGTGATGGCGACAGCCCTCTAAAATTGTCAGATGTCCCACTAGGTTGCTATCGGCGTAGGCCAAGGGATTGTCGAGTGAGTAGCGCACCCCCGCTTGGGCCGCCAAATGGATCACCCGTTGAAAACCATGTTGGGCAAACAGGGCGGCAATCCCTTCTCGGTCGGCGAGATCCAGTTTGATAAAACGGAAATTCCCTAAGGCCTGCAAGGGCGCAAGGCGGGCCAGTTTGAGCTCTACATCGTAGTAGTCATTAAGATTATCAATGCCGATAACGTCGTGGCCGAGGGCACATAGACGTTCACTGACCTTGGCGCCAATAAATCCCGCTGCCCCTGTGACTAAGTATTTCATGTTAAACCTTTTACTGTCGGCTCAATGGTTGAGCATTAATCCTGGTGGAACAGATCTCGGGTATAGACTTTGTCTGCAACATCGGTCAGTTCGTTAGCCATTCGATTGGAGACTATTACATCGCACATGGCTTTAAATTCATCTAAATCTCGAATCACCCTCGATTTAAAAAACTCATCTTCCTTGAGCACAGGCTCATAGACCACGACTTCGATACCTTTGGCCTTGATACGCTTCATCACGCCTTGCACGGCGGAGGCTCGGAAGTTATCTGAGTCGGCTTTCATGATCAAACGGTATATACCGACGCATTTGGGTTGCTTGCGGATAATCGCATCGGCAATAAAGTCTTTGCGGGTGGTGTTAGAGTCAACGATGG from Shewanella putrefaciens includes these protein-coding regions:
- the coaD gene encoding pantetheine-phosphate adenylyltransferase, giving the protein MHTRAVYPGTFDPITNGHADLIERAAKLFKHVVIGIAANPSKQPRFTLEERVELVNRVTAHLDNVEVVGFSGLLVDFAKEQRASVLVRGLRAVSDFEYEFQLANMNRRLSPELESVFLTPAEENSFISSTLVKEVALHGGDVSQFVHPEVAMALAAKLKLAKA
- a CDS encoding capsule assembly Wzi family protein; the protein is MKAFFTPTILATSVVSGLLFCSTLAAAPWVDASDIYLRADIQALADAGVITVPVNTFPLMWSGIGGDLAKVEPELLSPALVQAFARVNFYYHNAVENRGNARVKVSAATDPARFQHYGSEYREKGEVKGSYEYLGSRIAYKTTVTETYDPQDNKNFRLDDSYFAVIMGNWIATLGTVEQWWGAGFDSALHRSNNARPMQSLSLSRNNAAAFETPWLSWIGPWTFKTGFSLTEAERAVPKTALWDMRFSAKPIKQVEIGLAWSTLFCGEGQECHFSSWWDAVASNSVCIDGSNDCAPDQRRDAGHRTQSIDLRYADTWQDIPVGLYLERSCESGSDCGSLWGMDTHFGTTGKQFKLFMEYSDTYVKCDGDSANCFYEDPVYLSGARYYGRALGSTYDSDAQTFVLGLVGQFSNSRGFTSLLRYAQLNKDGTNVATTWAPQPPKEDLLMLELSYRMPVWKGMWSLGGTVSRSEFELQENETNATLFSSFEYRF
- a CDS encoding NAD-dependent epimerase; translated protein: MKYLVTGAAGFIGAKVSERLCALGHDVIGIDNLNDYYDVELKLARLAPLQALGNFRFIKLDLADREGIAALFAQHGFQRVIHLAAQAGVRYSLDNPLAYADSNLVGHLTILEGCRHHQIEHLVYASSSSVYGLNQKMPFSTEDSIDHPISLYAATKKANELMSHTYSHLYQLPTTGLRFFTVYGPWGRPDMALFKFTKAILAGEVIDVYNHGDLSRDFTYIDDIVEGIIRVQDKPPSPTPDWTVETGSPATSSAPYRVFNIGNGSPVKLLDFITALEHALGIEAKKNLLPMQPGDVHATWADTRDLFNAVGYRPQVDINTGVGKFVGWYRQFYNQ